In a single window of the Agrobacterium vitis genome:
- a CDS encoding glycoside hydrolase family 43 protein has protein sequence MIVNPILPGFNPDPSICRVGEDYYIATSTFEWYPGVQIHHSRDLVNWTLIRRPLERQSQLDMRGNPDSCGIWAPCLSYADGLFWLVYTDVKRLDGSFKDAPNYIVTSPSIEGEWSDPVYVNASGFDPSLFHDDDGRKWFVNMQWNHRLEAFNAIGPHPAFDGILLQEWDPVAKTLTGPVRNIYAGTELGLVEGPHLFKRNGWYYLTVAEGGTGYDHAVTMARSRTLEGPYETHPDRHVITSKDNAKAELQKAGHGQYVETPDGQAYHTHLCGRPLAPYRRCTLGRETSLQKCVWKDDWLYLEQGGPVPAVYVKPPLPAERLEKPAITEYRFDPSGLPMDFQWLRMPEPERIFSVAARPGFLRLYGRQSIGSWFEQALVARRQQHHSFRAQTRISFAPQTYQQAAGLTHYYNRYKFHALTVTWHETLGRTLTILSCPGDYPDGKLVFPIDAGLSLPDGDIDLALEVADNDLQFLWRPAGAGPAGSGEAWQTVGPILDAGVISDEGGRGFDASFTGAFTGLFAFDLTGQGKQADFEGFVYEAR, from the coding sequence ATGATCGTCAACCCAATCCTGCCGGGCTTCAACCCGGACCCGTCCATCTGCCGGGTCGGGGAGGATTATTACATCGCCACCTCAACCTTCGAATGGTATCCGGGCGTGCAGATCCATCATTCGCGCGACCTGGTGAACTGGACGCTGATCCGCCGTCCGCTGGAGCGCCAAAGCCAGTTGGACATGCGCGGCAATCCCGATAGCTGCGGCATCTGGGCGCCGTGCCTGTCCTATGCCGATGGGCTGTTCTGGCTGGTCTATACCGATGTGAAGCGCCTCGACGGCAGCTTCAAGGATGCGCCCAATTACATCGTGACATCGCCAAGCATCGAGGGTGAATGGTCCGATCCTGTTTATGTCAATGCTTCCGGCTTCGACCCCTCGCTGTTTCATGATGACGATGGCCGCAAATGGTTCGTCAATATGCAATGGAACCACCGGCTTGAGGCTTTCAATGCCATCGGCCCGCATCCGGCCTTCGACGGCATCCTGTTGCAGGAATGGGACCCGGTGGCGAAAACGCTGACGGGGCCGGTGCGCAACATCTATGCCGGGACCGAGCTTGGACTGGTCGAGGGGCCGCATCTGTTCAAGCGCAATGGCTGGTACTATCTGACCGTTGCCGAAGGTGGCACAGGCTATGACCACGCCGTCACCATGGCGCGGTCGCGCACTCTCGAAGGCCCCTATGAGACCCATCCCGACCGGCATGTGATCACCTCCAAGGATAATGCCAAGGCAGAGCTGCAAAAGGCTGGCCACGGGCAATATGTGGAAACGCCTGACGGGCAGGCCTATCACACCCATTTATGCGGTCGCCCGCTGGCGCCTTATCGCCGTTGCACGCTGGGGCGTGAGACATCCTTGCAAAAATGCGTCTGGAAGGACGATTGGCTCTATCTGGAGCAGGGCGGTCCGGTGCCTGCGGTCTACGTGAAGCCGCCTTTACCGGCAGAGCGTTTGGAAAAGCCTGCGATCACCGAGTACCGTTTCGATCCGTCGGGCCTGCCGATGGATTTTCAATGGTTGCGGATGCCAGAGCCGGAGCGGATTTTCAGTGTGGCGGCTCGACCTGGCTTTTTGCGGCTTTATGGCCGGCAAAGCATTGGCAGCTGGTTCGAGCAGGCACTGGTGGCCCGCCGCCAGCAGCACCACTCATTCCGGGCGCAGACCCGGATCAGTTTTGCGCCGCAAACCTATCAGCAGGCGGCGGGCCTGACCCATTATTATAATCGCTACAAGTTTCATGCCCTGACTGTGACCTGGCATGAGACTTTGGGCCGGACGCTGACCATCCTGTCTTGCCCCGGCGACTATCCAGACGGCAAGCTGGTCTTTCCCATCGATGCCGGATTGTCTCTGCCGGATGGCGACATTGATCTGGCGTTGGAGGTTGCCGATAACGATCTGCAATTCCTCTGGCGTCCAGCAGGCGCAGGCCCGGCCGGTTCCGGCGAGGCATGGCAGACGGTCGGGCCGATCCTCGACGCGGGCGTCATTTCCGATGAAGGCGGACGCGGCTTTGATGCCTCCTTCACGGGTGCTTTTACCGGCCTGTTCGCATTCGACCTGACTGGTCAGGGCAAACAGGCCGATTTCGAGGGCTTCGTCTACGAGGCGCGTTGA
- a CDS encoding Gfo/Idh/MocA family protein, with protein MTRELNVGIIGCGNISSAYFTLAPLFKGITVVACADINMNAAELRAEEFGVKAQTVEELLANPDVDVVVNLTIPAVHYAVSKQILEAGKHVYSEKPLVLSLEEGESLRRIAKEKGLSVGCAPDTFLGGAHQLARKHIDEGGIGRVTSGTCHVMSPGMEMWHPNPDFFFLPGGGPVLDLGPYYIANLINLIGPIKRVGALTSMANETRTITSEPRNGEVIPVKTPTNIHALLEFVNGATITLSASWDVWCHRHANMELYGTEGSLFVPDPNFFGGVVEATGRNKEVKPLEDWDHPFGINNQESAQGPRANYRTAGLADMALAIIEGRDARCSLDRVLHGVDVMTAILKSGETGEFITLSTTCTQPAALGVEEARALLR; from the coding sequence ATGACACGTGAACTTAATGTCGGCATCATCGGATGCGGCAATATTTCCTCGGCCTATTTCACCCTTGCCCCGCTTTTCAAGGGCATCACAGTGGTGGCCTGCGCCGATATCAACATGAATGCGGCGGAGCTGCGCGCCGAGGAATTCGGCGTCAAGGCCCAGACGGTGGAAGAGCTACTGGCCAATCCGGATGTGGATGTGGTGGTCAACCTCACCATTCCGGCGGTGCATTACGCTGTCTCCAAACAGATCCTCGAAGCAGGCAAGCATGTCTATTCGGAAAAGCCGCTGGTGCTGAGCCTGGAAGAGGGTGAGAGCCTGCGGCGGATCGCAAAGGAAAAGGGTCTCTCGGTCGGCTGCGCCCCCGACACTTTTCTGGGCGGTGCGCATCAGCTGGCGCGCAAGCATATCGATGAAGGTGGCATTGGCCGCGTCACATCCGGCACCTGCCATGTGATGAGCCCCGGCATGGAAATGTGGCACCCGAACCCGGACTTTTTCTTTCTGCCGGGCGGCGGTCCGGTCCTCGATCTCGGGCCTTATTATATTGCCAACCTCATCAACCTGATCGGCCCGATCAAGCGGGTCGGGGCATTGACCTCAATGGCCAACGAGACCCGCACCATTACCAGCGAGCCGCGCAATGGCGAGGTGATCCCGGTCAAGACTCCGACCAACATTCACGCCCTGCTGGAATTCGTCAATGGCGCGACCATCACCCTGTCAGCCAGTTGGGATGTCTGGTGCCATCGCCATGCCAATATGGAGCTTTACGGTACGGAAGGGTCGTTGTTCGTGCCGGACCCGAATTTCTTCGGTGGCGTGGTGGAAGCCACAGGCCGCAACAAGGAGGTCAAGCCGCTGGAGGACTGGGACCATCCGTTCGGCATTAACAATCAGGAAAGTGCCCAGGGGCCGCGTGCCAATTATCGCACCGCCGGTCTTGCCGACATGGCCCTGGCGATCATCGAGGGACGCGATGCGCGTTGCTCTCTGGACCGGGTTTTGCATGGCGTCGATGTGATGACAGCCATTCTGAAATCGGGTGAAACCGGCGAATTCATCACGCTCTCCACCACCTGTACCCAACCAGCGGCTCTTGGCGTAGAAGAGGCAAGGGCGCTGCTTCGGTAA
- the msrP gene encoding protein-methionine-sulfoxide reductase catalytic subunit MsrP produces the protein MAAFRPPHIPASEITPQSVYLSRRSLIGGAAGSLALAAAGDVLAAPLTAKPSDYKVDDKLTPKKDVTTYNNFYEFGTDKSDPATNSGKFKPTPWTVEVGGLVSKPQKIAIEDIMKSFTMEERIYRMRCVEAWSMVIPWDGFPLSALLDRVEPLASAKYVAFETVVRPEEMPGQSGFFQSINWPYVDGLRLDEARHPLTILATGLYGETLPNQNGAPLRLVVPWKYGFKGIKSIVKITLTEKQPPCTWNILAANEYGFYANVNPKVDHPRWSQATERRIGEGGGLFGGSRKDTLPFNGYGDQVASLYAGMDLTKNF, from the coding sequence ATGGCCGCGTTTCGCCCACCGCATATTCCCGCATCCGAGATTACACCGCAGAGCGTCTATCTGTCACGTCGCAGCCTGATTGGTGGTGCGGCGGGAAGCTTGGCGCTGGCGGCGGCTGGTGATGTGCTGGCCGCGCCCCTCACCGCCAAGCCGTCGGATTATAAGGTCGATGACAAGCTGACGCCGAAAAAAGACGTCACCACCTATAATAATTTCTACGAATTTGGCACGGACAAGTCCGATCCCGCAACCAATTCCGGCAAATTCAAGCCGACCCCCTGGACGGTGGAGGTTGGCGGTCTGGTTTCCAAGCCGCAAAAGATCGCCATTGAGGACATCATGAAGTCCTTCACCATGGAAGAGCGGATCTACCGGATGCGCTGCGTCGAGGCCTGGTCCATGGTCATTCCCTGGGATGGATTTCCGCTGTCGGCCTTGCTCGACCGGGTTGAGCCGCTGGCCAGCGCCAAATATGTTGCCTTTGAAACCGTGGTGCGGCCGGAAGAAATGCCGGGTCAGAGCGGCTTCTTCCAGTCGATCAATTGGCCCTATGTCGATGGCCTGCGGCTGGATGAAGCGCGTCATCCGCTGACAATCCTTGCCACCGGCCTTTACGGCGAAACGCTGCCGAACCAGAACGGCGCGCCTTTGCGTCTGGTCGTGCCGTGGAAATACGGCTTCAAGGGCATTAAATCCATCGTCAAGATCACGCTCACGGAAAAGCAGCCGCCCTGCACCTGGAACATTCTGGCCGCCAATGAATATGGCTTCTATGCCAATGTGAACCCCAAGGTCGATCACCCCCGCTGGAGCCAGGCGACAGAGCGGCGCATCGGTGAAGGTGGCGGCCTGTTTGGCGGCTCACGCAAGGACACCCTGCCCTTCAATGGTTATGGGGACCAGGTTGCCAGCCTTTACGCTGGCATGGACCTGACCAAGAATTTCTGA
- the msrQ gene encoding protein-methionine-sulfoxide reductase heme-binding subunit MsrQ: protein MASFSLSARQKSLSIWALYAFGLLPGLYAFYLGIFGDLGADPVREFEHRLGLWALRFLCLGLAITPLRDLAKVNLIAYRRALGLLVFYYVLAHFAVYLTLDRGLILSSILGDILKRPYIMLGMLGLILLIPLALTSNRWSIRKLGSRWNTLHKASYIILAAGLLHFVLSRKSFTLEPASYTGIVILLLGYRLVRPRLMAAKRKKAALAKAATRTA, encoded by the coding sequence ATGGCCTCTTTCAGTCTTTCCGCGCGGCAAAAATCGCTCTCCATCTGGGCGCTCTATGCGTTTGGTTTGTTACCGGGCCTCTACGCTTTTTATCTCGGTATTTTCGGCGATCTCGGCGCCGATCCGGTGCGCGAATTCGAGCATCGTCTCGGGCTCTGGGCCTTGCGTTTCCTCTGTCTGGGGCTGGCAATCACGCCGCTACGCGATTTGGCGAAAGTCAACCTCATCGCCTATCGCCGGGCGCTGGGGCTTTTGGTGTTCTACTATGTTCTGGCCCATTTTGCCGTCTATCTGACCTTGGACAGAGGGCTGATTCTCTCGTCCATTCTCGGAGACATCCTGAAGCGGCCCTATATTATGCTGGGCATGCTGGGTCTCATCCTGCTCATTCCGCTGGCGCTGACCTCCAATCGCTGGTCGATCCGCAAGCTCGGCAGTCGTTGGAACACGCTGCATAAGGCGAGCTATATCATTCTTGCCGCTGGGCTTTTGCATTTCGTCTTGTCGCGCAAGTCCTTCACGCTGGAACCCGCCAGTTATACCGGCATCGTTATCCTGTTGCTTGGTTATCGGCTGGTGCGTCCAAGGCTGATGGCGGCGAAGCGCAAGAAGGCGGCACTGGCTAAGGCGGCAACCCGGACTGCTTAA
- a CDS encoding beta-mannosidase, giving the protein MTDIHDLAGPWQLSTASGEHSCTIALPGDVHSALHAAGMIADPYFARNEEQVQWVAENDWVLVRSFHLDVADADWYLDIDNLDTVAMVFINDIPVLSADNCFRRYRPDISAALQPGENTIRIFIHSSIKAGAERQARQPFYVPYHPGNSPIPHGNMLRKPQCHFGWDWNIAIAPLGVYGTIAIRKLDPARVEHVETSQLHHADGRVELTVKATIFAKTPSVVPVHFQLEDERVRLDCGVNAGETVITHVFEIEQPKLWWPAGSGEQTLYTLSVDVPGDTVEKLIGLRIIELLTDADEAGSRFAFKVNGREIFCRGANWIPADALFSRSSPEKTKGLLDSAVAAHMNMIRVWGGGFYEADWFYDLCDRLGLMVWQDFMFACNLYPCTDDFLDNVAAEVDYQVRRLQSHPSIALWCGDNELMGALTWFNESRDNRDRYLVAYDRLNRVIEQGVKKTFPQAIWWPSSPASGYLDYGDAWHADGSGDMHYWSVWHENKSFDNYRSVKPRFCSEFGFQSYTSLPVIESFAEAKDMNIASPVIELHQKNAGGNERIAGTMFRYFRFPKDFANFVYLSQIQQGLAIKTAVDYWRSLKPHCMGTLYWQLNDTWPVASWASLDYGGRWKAMHYMVKRFFQPVTIAAIPDETGKRLQFSMVNDTADSVDIDLTVFALTLSGERRPLTTASGSCSPDRAEILTSIELSAIPSNGLIIWNFKASNGMKGEGHFMPGGTYKSLELEPSGLGFDATPQADGSLELTVTASGLALFVMIESRIDGSYSDNAFDLTAGESRRVIFTPATPLPPGEVPDFTLYDLYSCQATQ; this is encoded by the coding sequence ATGACCGATATCCACGACCTTGCCGGCCCCTGGCAGCTCTCCACCGCAAGCGGTGAGCATTCCTGCACCATCGCCTTGCCCGGCGACGTGCATAGCGCGCTGCATGCGGCAGGCATGATTGCCGATCCTTATTTCGCCAGGAATGAGGAACAGGTGCAATGGGTGGCCGAAAATGACTGGGTGCTGGTGCGCAGCTTCCATCTCGATGTGGCCGATGCGGACTGGTATCTGGATATCGACAATCTCGATACGGTTGCCATGGTGTTCATCAATGACATCCCGGTGTTGTCTGCCGACAATTGCTTCCGCCGCTACCGTCCTGATATCAGCGCCGCCCTGCAGCCGGGCGAAAATACCATTCGCATTTTCATCCATTCCAGCATCAAGGCAGGGGCCGAGCGGCAGGCGCGCCAGCCCTTCTACGTGCCTTACCATCCCGGCAACTCGCCGATCCCGCATGGTAACATGCTGCGCAAGCCGCAATGCCATTTCGGCTGGGACTGGAATATCGCCATCGCGCCGCTCGGCGTCTATGGCACCATCGCCATCCGCAAACTGGACCCGGCGCGGGTTGAACACGTGGAGACCAGCCAGTTGCATCATGCCGATGGCCGGGTGGAACTGACGGTGAAGGCAACGATCTTTGCCAAGACCCCATCGGTCGTGCCGGTGCATTTCCAGTTGGAGGACGAGCGGGTGCGGCTGGACTGCGGCGTCAATGCCGGGGAAACGGTCATTACCCATGTGTTCGAGATTGAACAGCCGAAACTGTGGTGGCCTGCGGGCAGCGGCGAACAGACGCTTTACACATTAAGCGTAGACGTGCCGGGCGATACAGTCGAAAAACTGATCGGCCTGCGGATCATCGAACTGCTTACCGATGCGGATGAGGCGGGCAGCCGGTTTGCGTTCAAGGTTAATGGTCGGGAGATCTTCTGCCGGGGCGCCAACTGGATTCCCGCCGATGCACTGTTCTCGCGATCCTCGCCCGAAAAAACCAAGGGCCTGCTGGACTCGGCGGTCGCCGCCCATATGAACATGATCCGCGTCTGGGGCGGCGGTTTTTATGAAGCCGACTGGTTCTATGATCTCTGCGACCGGCTGGGCCTGATGGTCTGGCAGGACTTCATGTTTGCCTGCAATCTCTATCCCTGCACTGATGACTTCCTTGATAATGTCGCTGCAGAGGTCGATTATCAGGTCCGTCGCCTGCAATCGCATCCCTCCATTGCGCTCTGGTGTGGCGACAATGAATTGATGGGGGCGCTGACCTGGTTTAACGAAAGCCGTGACAATCGCGACCGTTATCTGGTTGCCTATGACCGGCTGAACCGGGTGATCGAGCAGGGGGTCAAAAAGACCTTTCCGCAAGCCATCTGGTGGCCCTCAAGCCCGGCCTCCGGCTATCTCGACTATGGCGATGCCTGGCATGCCGATGGCTCCGGCGACATGCATTACTGGTCGGTCTGGCACGAGAACAAGAGCTTCGACAATTACCGCAGCGTCAAGCCACGCTTCTGCTCGGAATTCGGTTTCCAGTCCTATACGTCGCTGCCTGTCATCGAGAGCTTTGCCGAAGCAAAGGACATGAATATCGCCTCGCCGGTCATCGAGCTGCACCAGAAGAATGCCGGTGGCAATGAGCGGATCGCAGGCACGATGTTCCGCTATTTCCGCTTCCCAAAGGATTTCGCCAATTTCGTCTATCTCAGCCAGATCCAGCAGGGACTGGCGATCAAGACGGCGGTGGATTATTGGCGCTCGCTGAAGCCGCATTGTATGGGTACGCTCTATTGGCAGCTCAACGATACCTGGCCTGTCGCGTCCTGGGCGAGCCTGGACTATGGCGGGCGGTGGAAGGCCATGCATTATATGGTCAAGCGCTTCTTCCAGCCCGTGACCATTGCCGCCATCCCGGATGAAACGGGCAAGCGGTTGCAGTTCTCCATGGTCAATGACACGGCTGACAGTGTGGATATCGATCTGACCGTGTTTGCGCTGACACTGTCTGGTGAGCGCCGGCCACTCACGACGGCAAGCGGATCATGTTCACCAGACCGGGCAGAGATTTTAACCTCCATCGAACTATCAGCTATCCCCAGTAATGGACTGATAATATGGAATTTCAAGGCATCCAACGGCATGAAAGGCGAGGGCCATTTCATGCCTGGTGGCACCTATAAATCTCTGGAACTGGAGCCATCAGGGCTTGGCTTTGACGCCACACCACAGGCCGATGGTTCGCTAGAGCTAACGGTTACAGCCTCCGGTCTCGCGCTGTTCGTGATGATCGAAAGCCGCATTGATGGGAGCTACAGCGACAATGCCTTCGACCTGACCGCCGGTGAAAGCCGCCGTGTGATCTTCACGCCAGCCACGCCGCTGCCGCCGGGCGAAGTGCCTGATTTCACCCTCTACGATCTCTATTCCTGCCAGGCTACCCAATAG
- a CDS encoding carbohydrate ABC transporter permease, with protein sequence MADHSALNTQASAVLPVASRLGEGPMGRKPKPILSRRNIMLYGILFVAAAYYLLPLYVMVVTSLKGMPEIRMGNIFSPPMEITFEPWVKAWSQACTGLNCDGLSRGFWNSVRIMVPSTVVSIAIASVSGYALANWRFKGAELFFSILVIGAFIPYQVMIYPIVIVLREIGIYGSLTGLIIVHTIFGMPILTLLFRNYFASLPEELFKAARIDGAGFWQIYLRIMLPMSLPIFVVAMILQVTGIWNDFLFGVVFTRPEYYPMTVQLNNIVNSVQGVKEYNVNMAATILTGAVPLIIYFVSGRLFVRGIAAGAVKG encoded by the coding sequence GTGGCTGACCATTCCGCTCTCAACACGCAGGCTTCAGCTGTGCTTCCTGTGGCGTCTCGCCTTGGCGAAGGTCCTATGGGCCGCAAACCGAAGCCTATCCTGTCACGCCGCAATATCATGCTCTACGGCATCCTGTTCGTGGCCGCCGCCTATTACCTGCTGCCGCTGTACGTGATGGTTGTCACCTCGCTGAAGGGCATGCCGGAAATCCGGATGGGCAATATCTTCTCGCCGCCAATGGAAATCACCTTCGAGCCCTGGGTGAAAGCCTGGAGCCAGGCCTGTACCGGGCTGAATTGCGACGGCCTGTCTCGCGGTTTCTGGAATTCGGTGCGCATCATGGTACCCTCGACCGTGGTGTCGATCGCCATTGCCTCCGTCAGCGGGTATGCGCTGGCCAATTGGCGCTTCAAGGGTGCGGAACTGTTCTTCTCCATCCTGGTGATCGGCGCGTTCATTCCCTATCAGGTGATGATCTATCCAATCGTCATCGTGCTGCGGGAAATTGGCATCTATGGCAGCCTCACAGGCCTGATCATCGTCCATACGATTTTCGGCATGCCGATCCTGACGCTGCTGTTTCGCAATTACTTCGCCTCGCTGCCGGAGGAATTGTTCAAGGCAGCCCGGATCGATGGAGCAGGGTTCTGGCAGATATATCTGCGGATCATGCTACCAATGTCGCTGCCGATCTTCGTGGTGGCGATGATCCTTCAGGTCACCGGCATCTGGAACGACTTCCTGTTCGGCGTCGTCTTCACCCGCCCGGAATATTACCCGATGACGGTGCAGCTCAACAACATCGTCAATTCGGTTCAGGGCGTGAAGGAATACAACGTCAACATGGCCGCAACGATTTTAACCGGCGCTGTGCCGCTGATTATCTATTTTGTCTCCGGACGCCTGTTCGTGCGTGGCATCGCCGCGGGCGCCGTGAAGGGATAA
- a CDS encoding ABC transporter ATP-binding protein, whose protein sequence is MPMNTSVSIRDLSLNFGAVTVLKDLNLDIADGEFLVLLGSSGCGKSTLLNCIAGLLDVSEGQIFIKDKNVTWEEPKDRGIGMVFQSYALYPQMTVEKNLSFGLQVAKMPKTEIDKRVARAAEILQIGPLLKRKPAELSGGQRQRVAIGRALVRDVDVFLFDEPLSNLDAKLRAELRVEIKRLHQSLKNTMIYVTHDQIEALTLADRIAIMKSGVIQQLDDPMTIYNRPKNLFVAGFIGSPSMNFFKGELREKNGAVVFHSGGVDFGLTGYQADTTLMPGRKVVLGARPEHIAVDGDIGPGEEAHPAIVDIEEPMGADNLLWLKLAGQVLSVRIAGTRRYRPGSEVKLAFDMSVASIFDAETEMRL, encoded by the coding sequence ATGCCGATGAACACAAGTGTTTCCATACGCGATCTCTCGCTTAATTTTGGCGCCGTCACGGTGCTGAAGGATCTCAATCTCGACATTGCCGATGGCGAGTTTCTGGTGCTGCTCGGCTCTTCGGGCTGCGGCAAGTCCACGCTGCTCAACTGCATTGCCGGGCTTCTCGATGTCTCGGAAGGGCAGATCTTCATCAAGGACAAGAACGTCACATGGGAAGAACCCAAGGATCGCGGCATCGGCATGGTGTTCCAGTCCTATGCGCTGTATCCGCAGATGACCGTGGAGAAAAACCTGTCCTTCGGCTTGCAGGTGGCAAAAATGCCAAAGACCGAGATCGACAAGCGGGTGGCGCGCGCCGCAGAGATCCTGCAAATCGGTCCGCTGTTGAAGCGCAAGCCAGCCGAGCTTTCCGGTGGTCAGCGCCAGCGCGTGGCCATCGGTCGGGCTTTGGTGCGCGATGTCGATGTCTTCCTGTTTGACGAACCGCTGTCCAATCTCGATGCCAAGCTGCGCGCCGAATTGCGCGTTGAGATCAAGCGGCTGCATCAATCGCTGAAAAACACGATGATCTACGTCACCCATGACCAGATCGAGGCGCTGACGCTGGCCGACCGGATCGCCATCATGAAAAGCGGCGTCATCCAGCAGCTTGACGATCCGATGACCATCTATAACCGGCCAAAAAACCTGTTCGTGGCTGGCTTTATCGGCTCGCCGTCGATGAATTTCTTCAAGGGTGAGCTGCGCGAAAAGAATGGCGCTGTGGTGTTTCATTCCGGCGGCGTCGATTTCGGCCTGACCGGCTATCAGGCCGATACCACGCTCATGCCCGGACGAAAGGTCGTGCTGGGCGCTCGTCCCGAACATATCGCCGTGGACGGCGATATCGGTCCGGGTGAAGAAGCCCATCCGGCGATCGTCGACATCGAGGAGCCTATGGGGGCAGACAATCTCCTCTGGCTGAAGCTGGCGGGCCAGGTGCTGTCGGTACGCATTGCCGGTACGCGCCGCTACCGACCGGGCAGCGAGGTCAAGCTCGCATTCGACATGTCCGTCGCCTCGATTTTCGACGCCGAGACCGAGATGCGTCTCTGA
- the mgrA gene encoding L-glyceraldehyde 3-phosphate reductase: MNWQPAEDRYERMTYNRCGKSGLKLPAISLGLWHNFGDDTPHQLKRDMCRRAFDLGITHFDLANNYGPLPGAAELAFGEILKTDFHGLRDELIVSSKAGYNMWPGPYGEWGSRKYLISSCDQSLKRMGLDYVDIFYSHRFDPDTPLEETCGALDHIVRSGRALYVGISSYNSQRTREAVEIMKGLGTPLLIHQPSYSMLNRWVEDDKLLDTLEDVGMGSIVFSPLAQGMLTTKYLQGIPEDSRAAQNHFLKREFIRPEIIDNIRKLNTIAENRGQTLAQMAIAWVLRGGRVTSALIGASRVSQIEDCVKALDTPDFTEAELAEINVYAKEADINLWAKSAERD; encoded by the coding sequence ATGAACTGGCAACCGGCTGAAGACCGCTACGAGCGGATGACCTATAATCGTTGCGGCAAGAGCGGGCTTAAATTGCCAGCGATCTCGCTTGGTCTCTGGCATAATTTTGGCGATGACACGCCGCATCAGTTGAAGCGGGACATGTGCCGCCGCGCCTTTGATCTTGGTATCACCCATTTCGATCTTGCCAACAATTATGGCCCTCTGCCGGGTGCTGCGGAACTCGCCTTCGGCGAAATCCTCAAGACGGATTTTCATGGGCTTCGTGACGAGCTGATCGTCTCGTCCAAGGCGGGTTACAACATGTGGCCCGGTCCGTATGGCGAATGGGGCAGCCGCAAATATCTGATCTCATCCTGCGACCAGAGCCTGAAGCGCATGGGTCTGGACTATGTGGATATTTTCTATTCGCACCGTTTCGACCCTGATACACCGCTGGAAGAAACCTGCGGCGCGCTCGATCATATCGTTCGTTCGGGAAGGGCGCTCTATGTCGGGATTTCCTCCTATAATTCGCAGCGCACCCGCGAAGCCGTCGAGATCATGAAGGGTCTCGGCACGCCGCTGCTGATCCACCAGCCGAGCTATTCCATGCTCAATCGCTGGGTGGAAGATGACAAGCTGCTCGATACGCTTGAGGATGTCGGCATGGGCTCCATCGTGTTTTCACCGCTGGCGCAGGGCATGCTGACCACCAAATATCTCCAGGGTATTCCCGAGGACAGCCGCGCCGCCCAGAACCACTTTCTGAAGCGCGAGTTCATCCGCCCTGAAATAATCGACAATATCCGCAAGCTCAACACCATTGCCGAAAATCGCGGCCAGACGCTGGCGCAGATGGCGATTGCCTGGGTGCTGCGCGGTGGTCGCGTCACCTCTGCCCTGATCGGCGCCAGCCGCGTCTCGCAGATCGAGGATTGCGTCAAGGCACTGGACACGCCTGATTTTACCGAGGCGGAACTGGCCGAGATCAATGTCTATGCCAAGGAAGCCGATATCAATCTCTGGGCGAAATCCGCCGAGCGCGATTGA
- a CDS encoding sugar phosphate isomerase/epimerase family protein has protein sequence MTDLGFQLYSARNFQPFSAILPKLKAAGYTHVEGYGAMYASADDAALKALRDDLDANDLTMPTGHFGLDLLESDPAKALSIAKTLGVKAVYCPHLVADLRPTDAAGWFAFGQRLEKAGKPIVDAGLLFGWHNHDFEFVALPDGSTPQEQIFAGGPSLTWEADLAWVVRGHADPVSWIESYGKRITAVHVKDIAPAGENKDEDGWADVGHGTVDWKGLMAALERYNVQYYVVEHDNPNDIDRLITRSIASFNSF, from the coding sequence ATGACCGATCTCGGCTTTCAGCTCTACAGCGCCCGCAATTTCCAACCGTTTTCCGCCATCCTTCCGAAATTAAAGGCGGCAGGCTACACCCATGTCGAAGGCTACGGCGCCATGTATGCCAGCGCCGATGACGCGGCACTGAAGGCGCTTCGTGACGATCTCGACGCCAATGACCTGACCATGCCGACCGGCCATTTTGGCCTCGACCTGCTGGAAAGCGATCCGGCCAAGGCGCTGTCCATTGCCAAGACGTTGGGCGTCAAAGCGGTCTATTGCCCTCATCTCGTTGCGGACCTGCGTCCAACGGATGCAGCGGGTTGGTTTGCTTTTGGCCAAAGGCTGGAAAAGGCTGGCAAGCCTATCGTCGATGCCGGGCTGCTGTTCGGCTGGCACAATCATGATTTCGAATTCGTAGCACTTCCTGACGGCTCGACGCCGCAGGAGCAGATTTTTGCTGGTGGCCCCAGCCTGACCTGGGAAGCAGATCTCGCCTGGGTGGTGCGTGGCCATGCCGATCCCGTGTCCTGGATCGAGAGCTATGGCAAGCGGATCACCGCCGTGCATGTCAAGGATATCGCCCCCGCAGGTGAAAACAAGGACGAGGACGGCTGGGCCGATGTTGGCCATGGCACGGTCGACTGGAAGGGACTGATGGCCGCTCTGGAACGCTATAACGTCCAATATTATGTGGTCGAGCATGACAATCCCAACGATATCGACAGGTTGATCACCCGGTCTATTGCTTCCTTCAATTCCTTTTGA